Proteins co-encoded in one Bacteroidota bacterium genomic window:
- a CDS encoding AAA family ATPase encodes MSISKENILSLTNQGLDVFRHSIDFSFQIGKAFSSPLRKDRHPSFSIFQERSSGVYLFKDFADDSIKGDAIRFIELLYNIPFIEALDKINRELSLQLGKERQVKKPVQIKQLELIPEEWNESNLSYFSQYRITKEVLVKFAVKPLKSIKYSNNAEAIKATKSNPQYLYSSDWGGKIYRPNCTSRFQYIGSKPKEYIFGYDKLPDTGLELIITGGEKDVLTFRSLGLWAICLNSETAVVDEGLLEKIRKRFKYILVCYDTDRTGIKAAENLAKKNSLINLVLPLNGSKKEKDISDFVRKGASRDSVLELINEAINKKFDEIIKALTPYTFDATQTVEKPIPILQIEEHNILSLGNLLVLAGKVKTGKSAVLYNIIAGAIRQDDFRYESLGITIEPNRESKAILHFDTEQSTYDWHKRIKNALRQAGVENQPEYFKSYHILEFTMAERLRVIQETVEYNYRKFGGIHLVLVDGVADLVSSVNDEEKSNQVVDLFHRLSVEYKCPIVLVVHLNPDGIKTRGHLGSQLDRKAESLIIIEREGDTCTINPKYCRNANAIDIPLLQFKWDSEKQCHVSSGKKSGADKEIMKIEEYKEVLNDIFYNGLESMDKRSFKDKLMEELGIKKSAVYNVINFMNSHGLITEEIESKQIVPTYFKDLLEVHDKEEQDDDLPF; translated from the coding sequence ATGAGTATTTCAAAAGAAAACATCCTTAGCTTAACCAATCAGGGATTAGATGTTTTTAGGCATTCTATAGATTTTAGCTTTCAAATTGGTAAAGCCTTCTCAAGTCCTTTAAGGAAAGATCGGCATCCATCTTTTTCTATTTTTCAAGAACGCAGTTCAGGTGTTTATTTATTTAAAGATTTTGCTGATGATAGCATAAAAGGTGATGCAATCAGGTTTATAGAGCTTCTTTATAATATCCCGTTTATAGAAGCTCTGGATAAAATCAATAGAGAACTGAGCCTTCAATTAGGAAAAGAGAGGCAAGTAAAAAAACCTGTACAAATCAAACAATTAGAACTTATTCCTGAGGAATGGAATGAATCAAATCTGAGCTATTTCTCTCAGTATAGGATTACAAAAGAAGTACTGGTTAAGTTCGCTGTGAAACCTTTGAAGTCAATAAAGTATTCAAATAATGCAGAGGCAATTAAAGCTACAAAGTCCAATCCACAATATTTGTATTCATCCGATTGGGGAGGTAAAATCTATAGACCAAATTGCACCTCGAGGTTTCAGTATATTGGTAGTAAGCCAAAGGAATACATTTTCGGTTATGATAAATTACCTGATACAGGTCTTGAATTGATCATAACAGGTGGAGAAAAGGATGTCTTAACATTCAGATCATTGGGTTTATGGGCTATTTGTCTTAATAGCGAAACGGCTGTAGTAGACGAAGGATTACTTGAAAAAATACGCAAAAGGTTTAAATATATACTTGTTTGCTATGACACTGATAGAACTGGTATTAAAGCAGCTGAAAATCTGGCTAAAAAAAATAGCCTTATCAATCTTGTATTACCGCTTAATGGAAGTAAAAAAGAAAAGGATATCAGTGATTTTGTTAGAAAAGGTGCTTCCAGAGATAGTGTTTTGGAGCTGATCAACGAAGCAATTAACAAGAAATTTGATGAGATCATTAAAGCATTAACCCCTTATACATTCGATGCAACTCAGACAGTAGAAAAACCAATACCGATATTACAGATTGAAGAACATAATATTTTAAGCCTTGGGAATTTGCTTGTACTTGCTGGCAAAGTCAAGACAGGTAAAAGTGCTGTATTGTATAATATTATTGCGGGGGCTATTCGTCAGGATGATTTTAGATATGAATCATTGGGTATAACGATTGAGCCAAATCGTGAAAGCAAAGCGATATTGCACTTTGATACAGAGCAATCAACATACGATTGGCACAAACGAATAAAAAATGCGCTTAGACAAGCTGGAGTTGAAAATCAGCCAGAATACTTCAAATCCTATCACATACTTGAATTTACAATGGCTGAGCGGTTGAGAGTAATTCAAGAAACAGTTGAATATAATTATAGGAAGTTTGGTGGGATTCACTTGGTATTGGTGGATGGTGTTGCCGATTTAGTTAGCAGTGTGAATGATGAAGAGAAGAGCAATCAGGTTGTTGACCTATTTCATCGATTGTCAGTAGAGTATAAATGTCCTATCGTTTTAGTTGTACACCTTAATCCTGATGGTATTAAAACCAGAGGACACTTAGGAAGCCAATTGGACAGAAAAGCGGAGAGCTTAATCATTATCGAAAGAGAGGGTGATACATGCACAATAAATCCTAAATATTGCAGGAATGCCAATGCCATTGATATTCCTTTGCTTCAATTCAAATGGGATAGTGAAAAGCAGTGTCATGTAAGTAGTGGGAAAAAATCGGGAGCTGATAAGGAAATAATGAAGATCGAAGAATATAAAGAGGTTTTAAACGACATTTTTTATAACGGATTAGAGAGCATGGATAAACGGTCTTTTAAAGACAAGCTCATGGAGGAACTCGGGATTAAGAAGTCCGCAGTTTATAATGTAATTAACTTCATGAACTCTCACGGCCTTATAACGGAGGAAATAGAATCAAAACAAATAGTACCAACGTATTTTAAAGACCTATTAGAGGTTCATGATAAAGAGGAGCAAGACGATGATTTACCTTTTTAA
- a CDS encoding efflux RND transporter permease subunit, which yields MKKILTYFIKYRVAVNIIVLVFISFGIIGALSMKSSYQPLFDTRNISISVLYPGASPIEMEEGVVLKIENNLKGIVGIYKITSVSKENSAIINIEIERGKNIDVVLADVKNAVDKVPSFPIGIEPPIISKVENTRETISFTLSGENIPLTTLKQYAQEIEADLRNLKGISQITLSGFPEQEIEIALREKDLRAYNLSFETVANAIKQTNLLITGGSVKTDTEEYLIRANNRKYYADELHNLVIRADKSGNIIRLSDVADISDKWSETPDRIFYNGKIAANISISNTNNEDMLSSAEQVRTYIKKFNTQNDNLKIDITSDLSITLLQRTNLLLENIFYGVLLVLLFLALFLNVRLAFWVAAGLPIAFLGMFIFAAQLGVTINVFSLFGMIIVIGILVDDGIVIGENIYDHYKKGKSPVQAAIDGTMEVIPPILAAIATTIIAFSTFYFLDGRMGDMFSEVSTVVILTLLVSLIEALIILPAHIAHSKALADKKGHTKESKFDYYFKKINKHADKFLIYIRDRLYAPYLRFILKNKILGFAIPLSLLIISLGVLGGGIVKTSFFPSIASDRVVINLNMPQGTNESITDSIASIIEEAVWLVNDDFTKIQTGQYSVIENTIKRIGPGTSKAMLTVNMLPGENRDFSSQEITNAIRNKVGIVNGVESLTFGSGGNFGGSPVSVSLLGNNIQELKEAKKELKKQMMANPLLKDVADNDPAGIKEVNIKLKENGLLLGLNLQSVMMQVRSGFFGIQTQRLQRGQDEIKIWVRYNKEDRSSIKNLDDMWITTPSGSRVPFSEIATYKIIRGEVAINHLNGRREIQIFADLKSKKDSPTDILANIKNDIIPEILSKYPSVLVSYEGQNREAQKTKDSLGKVGFIILMLIYVVIAFTFRSYSQPLLLMFMIPFSVIGIVLGHFLHGLPINILSWLGIIALVGIMVNDGLVLVGKFNGFLKDGLKFNDALLQAGISRFRAIFLTSLTTVAGLSPLLLEQSRQAQFLKPMAISISYGIVVATFLTLLMLPLLLSLSNSIKVFFKWLRTGEKVTKEEVERAVIEMK from the coding sequence ATGAAAAAGATTCTTACCTATTTTATAAAATATCGTGTAGCTGTTAATATCATAGTACTGGTTTTTATTTCTTTTGGTATAATAGGTGCCTTGTCAATGAAATCGTCTTACCAGCCACTTTTTGATACCAGGAATATCAGCATAAGTGTTCTATATCCTGGCGCCTCACCAATCGAGATGGAAGAAGGTGTTGTTCTTAAGATTGAAAATAATCTAAAAGGTATTGTTGGTATCTATAAAATAACCTCGGTTTCAAAAGAAAACTCAGCCATTATAAATATTGAAATTGAACGTGGTAAAAACATTGATGTGGTTTTGGCAGATGTTAAGAATGCCGTGGATAAAGTACCATCCTTTCCAATTGGCATAGAACCACCCATTATTTCGAAAGTTGAAAATACTCGTGAAACCATTAGTTTCACCTTAAGTGGAGAAAACATTCCGCTTACTACATTAAAACAATATGCCCAAGAAATAGAAGCAGATTTGAGGAACTTAAAAGGTATTTCTCAGATTACTTTGAGTGGTTTTCCTGAACAGGAAATTGAAATTGCATTGCGCGAAAAAGACTTGAGAGCCTACAATCTTTCTTTTGAAACCGTTGCAAATGCAATAAAGCAAACCAATTTACTTATTACAGGCGGAAGTGTAAAAACAGATACAGAAGAGTATTTAATAAGAGCTAATAACAGAAAATACTATGCAGATGAACTTCATAATTTGGTAATTAGAGCTGATAAGTCGGGGAATATTATTCGACTTAGCGATGTTGCTGATATTAGTGATAAATGGTCTGAAACTCCTGATAGAATTTTTTACAACGGTAAAATTGCAGCGAATATTTCTATCAGCAATACAAATAACGAAGATATGTTGTCTTCTGCTGAGCAAGTTAGGACTTATATCAAAAAATTTAATACTCAAAATGATAATCTTAAAATAGATATTACCAGTGATTTATCGATAACGCTGTTGCAACGGACAAACTTGTTACTCGAAAACATTTTTTACGGTGTACTTTTAGTATTATTATTTCTTGCCTTATTTTTAAATGTGAGGTTAGCTTTTTGGGTTGCTGCTGGCTTGCCAATAGCTTTTTTAGGGATGTTTATTTTTGCCGCTCAGCTTGGTGTAACAATCAACGTTTTTTCTTTATTCGGGATGATAATTGTTATTGGGATTTTAGTTGACGATGGGATTGTAATTGGCGAAAATATTTACGATCACTACAAAAAAGGGAAATCACCAGTTCAAGCTGCCATTGACGGAACGATGGAAGTAATCCCACCAATATTGGCAGCTATTGCAACAACGATTATCGCTTTTTCTACATTCTACTTTTTAGACGGGCGAATGGGAGATATGTTTAGCGAGGTATCAACAGTTGTAATACTTACACTTTTAGTTTCGTTAATTGAAGCCTTAATTATTTTGCCGGCACATATTGCACATTCAAAAGCATTAGCAGATAAAAAAGGTCACACCAAAGAGAGCAAATTCGATTACTATTTTAAGAAAATAAATAAACATGCAGATAAATTTCTAATATATATCAGAGATCGTTTGTATGCGCCCTATTTAAGATTCATATTGAAAAATAAAATTTTGGGTTTTGCAATACCTCTTTCTTTACTTATTATTTCGCTTGGTGTACTGGGTGGTGGCATTGTTAAAACTTCTTTTTTCCCATCTATTGCAAGTGACAGAGTGGTTATAAACCTAAATATGCCCCAGGGAACTAATGAGTCAATAACCGATTCTATTGCTTCAATAATTGAAGAAGCGGTTTGGTTGGTAAATGATGATTTTACGAAGATACAAACAGGACAATATTCTGTAATCGAAAATACAATAAAGAGAATAGGCCCCGGAACTTCAAAAGCGATGCTTACTGTTAATATGTTGCCTGGAGAAAATAGAGACTTTTCATCGCAAGAAATAACAAATGCAATACGTAATAAAGTGGGGATAGTAAATGGTGTGGAAAGTCTAACTTTTGGTTCTGGGGGAAATTTTGGCGGTAGTCCTGTTTCGGTTTCGCTTCTTGGAAACAACATACAAGAACTAAAAGAGGCTAAAAAAGAACTGAAAAAGCAAATGATGGCTAATCCATTACTTAAAGATGTAGCCGATAATGACCCTGCTGGAATTAAGGAAGTAAACATAAAACTAAAAGAAAACGGACTATTATTAGGGCTTAATTTACAGTCGGTAATGATGCAGGTAAGATCGGGTTTTTTTGGCATACAAACACAACGTTTACAGCGCGGTCAGGATGAGATAAAAATTTGGGTTAGATACAACAAAGAAGATCGTTCTTCCATTAAGAACCTGGACGATATGTGGATTACTACTCCTTCAGGAAGTCGGGTTCCTTTTTCTGAAATTGCTACATATAAGATAATACGTGGCGAAGTTGCCATTAATCATTTAAATGGAAGACGCGAAATCCAGATTTTTGCTGATTTAAAATCAAAAAAAGATAGTCCCACAGATATTTTAGCTAACATTAAAAATGATATTATCCCTGAAATACTTTCCAAATATCCCTCTGTCTTAGTATCATACGAAGGACAAAACAGAGAAGCTCAGAAAACAAAAGATTCACTTGGAAAGGTAGGTTTTATCATTCTTATGTTGATATATGTTGTTATTGCATTTACATTTAGGTCTTATAGTCAGCCTTTATTGTTGATGTTTATGATTCCTTTTAGCGTAATTGGAATTGTACTTGGCCACTTTTTGCATGGTTTGCCAATAAATATTCTTTCGTGGTTGGGAATTATTGCTTTAGTCGGAATTATGGTGAACGATGGTTTGGTTTTGGTAGGCAAGTTTAATGGATTTCTTAAAGATGGCCTTAAATTCAATGATGCTCTTTTACAGGCTGGAATTTCACGGTTTAGGGCAATATTTTTAACTTCATTAACAACAGTTGCCGGTTTGTCGCCCTTACTTTTAGAGCAAAGCCGACAAGCACAATTTTTAAAACCAATGGCGATTTCAATTTCTTATGGAATAGTTGTCGCTACTTTTTTAACATTGCTAATGTTACCTTTATTACTGTCACTTAGTAACTCCATAAAAGTATTTTTTAAGTGGCTAAGAACTGGTGAAAAAGTTACCAAAGAAGAAGTTGAACGTGCAGTAATAGAAATGAAATAA
- a CDS encoding HlyD family efflux transporter periplasmic adaptor subunit, translating into MRKYVSIIIGLTLIAISVLIAVAFIKSSDKKKPKIAKDTKTVMVNIVKNKTIPILINSTGSLIAKNKIEIYSEVQGVLNISKKEFKAGTYYLKGEIILSINTDEHLANLRSLKSNLHNSLLSIMPDIKVDFPFEYEKWQNYLILLDVEKNLPELPETKSDREKYFFTGNNIYTQYYNLENLDIRLSKYTIRAPYNGVLTEALVTQGSLIRQGQKLGEFINAHTYEMELAIKSSFIDFIKIGNPVRLNNIEHTKSWQGKIIRINGKIDQASQTVRVFIEANANDLREGMYLEAELVTRSEPDAFEVDRKLLFENNKLFAVKDSGLYLVQINPVFFNDKTVIVKGLKNGTKIISKPLQGAFEGMKVKINKGNKKK; encoded by the coding sequence ATGAGAAAGTACGTATCCATTATAATAGGCTTAACCCTTATTGCAATTTCGGTTTTAATAGCTGTAGCTTTTATCAAAAGTTCAGACAAAAAGAAACCTAAAATAGCTAAAGACACAAAAACCGTAATGGTTAACATAGTAAAAAACAAAACAATTCCTATACTAATAAACTCAACAGGTAGCCTTATTGCAAAAAATAAAATCGAAATTTATTCTGAGGTACAAGGAGTTTTAAATATCAGCAAAAAAGAATTTAAGGCCGGAACGTATTATTTGAAAGGTGAAATAATTTTAAGTATTAATACGGATGAGCATCTGGCTAATTTACGGTCATTAAAAAGTAATCTTCACAATTCATTACTATCAATTATGCCTGACATAAAAGTGGATTTTCCATTTGAATATGAAAAATGGCAGAATTACTTAATCTTGTTAGATGTTGAAAAAAACTTGCCGGAATTGCCTGAAACAAAATCGGATAGAGAAAAGTACTTTTTTACCGGAAATAATATCTACACACAATATTATAATCTGGAAAATCTTGATATTAGATTAAGTAAATATACAATACGAGCACCCTATAACGGTGTGCTTACAGAAGCTTTAGTAACACAGGGAAGTTTAATTCGTCAGGGGCAAAAGTTAGGTGAATTTATTAATGCACATACTTATGAAATGGAATTAGCGATAAAAAGCAGTTTCATTGATTTTATAAAAATTGGAAATCCGGTAAGGTTAAACAACATTGAGCACACGAAAAGTTGGCAAGGAAAAATTATTCGTATTAATGGAAAAATAGATCAAGCTTCTCAGACTGTCAGAGTTTTTATTGAAGCAAATGCTAACGATCTGCGAGAAGGAATGTATTTAGAAGCTGAATTGGTTACCAGATCTGAACCAGATGCTTTTGAAGTAGACCGAAAATTACTCTTTGAAAACAATAAACTTTTTGCAGTAAAAGACTCAGGTTTATATCTGGTACAAATTAATCCGGTTTTTTTTAATGATAAAACAGTAATAGTTAAGGGGTTGAAAAATGGTACCAAAATAATTTCTAAACCTTTGCAGGGAGCTTTTGAAGGAATGAAGGTGAAGATTAATAAGGGCAATAAAAAGAAATAA